One window of Sphingobacteriales bacterium genomic DNA carries:
- a CDS encoding methyltransferase domain-containing protein encodes MKISLSPENILERIAVILNLAPLPLLETQIAFNGARAIMAASDTGIFEAMGKESRTYDQIAEIAGTHSFATKQLLDSLTAMGYVTWSEDKYKLKPKYYKWLLKEYPSNLIGKLRFQKSEWNWMAKLEDFVKTGQPMDLHSILTEQEWADYQDGMRDLSVNTAKELAGKIKLPANASKMLDIGGSHGLYSIELCKKHPSLNSTILELPGAIDRASAIAAEHGLQDRVKYQAGNALTDDLGTEQYDFIMINNVVHHFTAEQNQELAKKVARALKKGGLFGIGEFIRLKKPGEGGAVAALAGLYFSLTSQSGTWSEAEIRSWQSNAGLTLQKPTTLMSLPGWKMVVAQKS; translated from the coding sequence ATGAAAATCTCACTTTCTCCGGAAAATATTCTTGAGCGAATTGCAGTAATTCTGAATCTTGCACCCTTACCACTTTTAGAGACTCAAATTGCATTTAATGGTGCAAGGGCTATTATGGCTGCGTCAGATACCGGTATTTTTGAAGCAATGGGCAAAGAAAGCAGAACTTATGATCAAATTGCAGAAATTGCCGGAACACACAGCTTTGCGACAAAACAGTTGCTTGATAGCTTGACGGCAATGGGATATGTAACCTGGAGTGAAGACAAATACAAATTAAAACCCAAATATTACAAATGGCTTTTAAAAGAATATCCCTCAAATCTGATTGGAAAACTAAGATTTCAAAAAAGTGAATGGAACTGGATGGCTAAACTCGAAGACTTTGTGAAAACCGGGCAGCCAATGGATTTACATTCAATTCTAACTGAACAGGAATGGGCAGATTATCAGGACGGTATGCGGGATTTATCTGTAAACACTGCCAAAGAGTTGGCCGGCAAAATTAAGCTGCCTGCAAATGCTTCAAAAATGTTAGATATTGGCGGGTCTCATGGACTTTATTCTATTGAACTGTGTAAAAAACATCCTTCTTTGAACAGTACTATTCTTGAACTTCCGGGAGCAATAGACAGGGCAAGTGCTATTGCTGCCGAACATGGATTACAAGATCGGGTAAAATATCAGGCTGGCAACGCCCTGACTGATGATTTAGGTACTGAACAGTATGATTTTATAATGATTAACAATGTAGTTCACCATTTTACCGCCGAACAAAACCAGGAATTAGCTAAGAAAGTGGCTCGCGCATTGAAAAAAGGAGGATTGTTTGGTATAGGGGAATTTATACGACTTAAAAAACCTGGAGAAGGTGGTGCTGTGGCTGCTCTTGCCGGTTTATACTTTTCTTTAACCAGCCAATCCGGAACATGGTCTGAAGCTGAAATCAGATCATGGCAGTCAAACGCAGGTTTAACACTTCAAAAACCAACTACCTTAATGTCGCTCCCGGGTTGGAAGATGGTCGTAGCACAAAAAAGTTAG
- a CDS encoding cupin domain-containing protein — MKILSEIEPKEIIKGYTARFVHTDCITIAFWEVKIGAVLPSHSHLHEQTTQVLEGKFELTVDGKTEVYEPGMIAVIPSNVVHGGKALTFCKLMDVFCPVREDYQ, encoded by the coding sequence ATGAAAATTCTTTCTGAAATCGAACCCAAAGAAATCATCAAAGGCTATACAGCCCGGTTTGTGCACACAGACTGTATCACAATAGCGTTTTGGGAGGTTAAAATAGGTGCCGTTTTGCCAAGCCATTCACATCTTCACGAACAAACCACTCAAGTTTTGGAAGGCAAATTTGAATTGACGGTTGATGGAAAAACTGAAGTGTATGAACCCGGAATGATTGCTGTTATCCCTTCTAATGTTGTTCACGGTGGAAAGGCTTTAACTTTTTGCAAACTGATGGATGTTTTTTGCCCGGTAAGAGAAGATTATCAATAA
- a CDS encoding MBL fold metallo-hydrolase, giving the protein MNPKLSTTIFFFFIFTACISGEKKSSFRFIEEGTIVNLYDAFGKDTGLTKDFGFSCITKYQGKTILFDAGSNADIFKSNTMQLGIDLSQVEIVIVSHGHFDHLNGLDYLLEVNPKVKIYFPYDIFWGAPVPFDATGQEPSIKDSLHKHEQYFDGGETKFLINQSGRFWKANIEFVKTSKEIMPGLNLVATNSSFMGYFSCYPNKSFVEGQFTQPKDECKQTGLPELSLSMKTDKGEVLIVGCSHTGVEHIISETQKVTGNKIELVYGGFHLLPFDRSQTNALADKIKGELKVHRVAPTHCTGHLAFKILQEKYGTDYLFAGLGEKIAY; this is encoded by the coding sequence ATGAACCCAAAACTCTCAACCACAATTTTCTTTTTTTTCATTTTTACAGCCTGTATTTCCGGAGAAAAGAAAAGTTCTTTTCGTTTCATTGAGGAAGGAACTATTGTCAATCTTTATGATGCTTTTGGCAAAGACACAGGCCTTACCAAAGACTTTGGATTTTCCTGTATCACCAAATATCAGGGTAAAACAATCTTGTTTGATGCGGGCAGTAATGCAGACATTTTTAAATCCAATACCATGCAGTTGGGAATTGACCTTTCACAAGTGGAAATAGTGATTGTTTCTCATGGCCATTTTGACCATTTAAACGGGTTGGATTATTTGCTCGAAGTGAACCCAAAAGTAAAAATCTATTTCCCCTACGATATTTTCTGGGGCGCTCCCGTTCCTTTTGATGCAACAGGACAAGAACCGTCAATCAAAGATTCACTCCATAAACACGAACAATATTTTGATGGTGGAGAAACCAAATTTTTAATCAATCAAAGTGGAAGGTTTTGGAAGGCAAATATTGAATTTGTAAAAACCTCCAAAGAAATTATGCCCGGTTTGAATTTAGTCGCCACCAATTCAAGTTTTATGGGTTATTTTTCTTGCTACCCGAACAAAAGCTTTGTGGAAGGACAATTTACCCAACCAAAAGACGAATGTAAGCAAACAGGTTTGCCCGAACTTTCATTGAGTATGAAAACTGATAAAGGGGAAGTGTTGATTGTAGGTTGTTCTCATACGGGCGTAGAACATATTATCTCAGAAACTCAAAAAGTTACCGGTAATAAAATTGAACTGGTATATGGCGGATTTCACCTCTTGCCGTTTGACCGTTCTCAAACCAATGCACTGGCTGACAAAATCAAAGGGGAATTGAAGGTTCATCGCGTCGCTCCAACACATTGTACTGGGCATCTGGCTTTTAAAATCTTACAAGAAAAATACGGCACCGATTATTTGTTTGCCGGCTTAGGTGAAAAAATCGCTTATTAA
- a CDS encoding polyketide cyclase — MIFNSNYHFITYWEVVATQEEVYRLLEEVEALPKWWPSVYLEVTVLEKGQKGGVGKIIDLYTKGWLPYTLRWKFEVTETEFPNGFAIRAFGDFVGKGVWTFKQRPDSDICDIVYDWNIVAEKPLLRYLSFLMRPIFAANHIWAMNKGLKSLQLELLRRRAKTPEELAQIPPPPPATFVFNK; from the coding sequence ATGATATTCAACAGCAATTATCATTTTATCACTTATTGGGAAGTAGTAGCCACTCAGGAAGAAGTTTACCGACTGTTGGAAGAAGTAGAAGCCTTGCCAAAATGGTGGCCTTCGGTATATTTGGAAGTAACTGTTTTAGAAAAAGGTCAAAAAGGAGGAGTTGGCAAAATTATTGATCTTTATACTAAGGGATGGTTACCTTATACTTTGCGATGGAAGTTTGAAGTAACGGAAACAGAATTTCCGAATGGATTTGCAATCCGGGCTTTTGGCGATTTTGTCGGTAAAGGTGTTTGGACCTTTAAACAACGACCCGATTCCGACATTTGTGATATCGTGTATGATTGGAATATTGTAGCTGAAAAACCGTTGCTCAGGTATTTGAGTTTTTTAATGCGCCCAATTTTTGCAGCCAATCATATTTGGGCGATGAACAAAGGCTTAAAAAGCCTGCAGTTAGAATTGTTGCGCCGCCGCGCAAAAACTCCGGAAGAATTGGCTCAAATTCCACCACCACCGCCTGCCACTTTTGTTTTTAACAAATAA
- a CDS encoding DUF3078 domain-containing protein — protein MQKLITLLVCLFSLTILQAQDTKGEKVAAVSRPENKTVKDTLWKKGGEGKLDFSHTNFGNWTQGALNATTAIANITMFGHYKKAKVSWDNDARFTLGFVNTEGINDWRKADDVIRIQSKLGYGISKKLNWSVLGAFDSQFAPTLNFTGDTIPGSDYKAPAIARFLSPAFISIGTGLDYKPTDWISVYFSPATFRALLVLDQDIANLGLYGNRVENGIGDKFKPEMGAQLIGDLKKEVVKNVTFLSHLELFSNILNNRFGETKPQNIDILWINSLRFTVNKFIAATVENTLRYDDEVVVVKNRGEADQYNGKSLQTKSFFGIGLTYKFL, from the coding sequence ATGCAAAAACTAATTACTTTGTTAGTTTGCTTGTTTTCACTCACCATATTACAAGCACAAGACACAAAAGGAGAAAAAGTAGCGGCTGTTTCAAGGCCTGAAAATAAGACAGTTAAAGACACACTTTGGAAGAAGGGTGGCGAAGGAAAACTTGACTTTAGTCACACAAATTTTGGAAATTGGACTCAAGGTGCATTAAACGCTACAACTGCTATTGCAAATATTACCATGTTCGGGCATTACAAAAAAGCAAAAGTTAGCTGGGACAATGACGCGCGTTTTACTTTGGGTTTTGTCAACACTGAGGGAATTAACGATTGGCGAAAAGCTGATGATGTAATCAGAATACAATCGAAACTGGGTTATGGAATCAGTAAAAAGTTGAATTGGTCTGTTCTTGGTGCTTTTGACAGTCAGTTTGCTCCTACCCTTAACTTTACCGGTGATACCATACCCGGAAGTGATTACAAAGCACCTGCTATTGCCCGGTTTTTATCCCCGGCATTTATAAGTATAGGTACCGGTTTAGACTACAAGCCTACCGATTGGATTTCTGTCTATTTTTCACCTGCAACCTTCAGGGCTTTGCTGGTATTAGACCAAGATATTGCAAATCTCGGCTTATATGGGAACAGAGTCGAAAACGGGATTGGCGATAAGTTTAAACCGGAGATGGGAGCACAACTAATTGGTGACCTGAAAAAAGAAGTGGTGAAAAATGTTACTTTTCTGTCACATTTAGAGTTGTTTTCCAATATTTTGAACAATAGGTTCGGTGAAACAAAGCCACAGAATATTGATATTTTATGGATAAACTCTTTGAGATTTACCGTGAACAAATTTATTGCTGCTACTGTTGAAAACACGCTGCGCTACGACGACGAGGTTGTTGTAG
- a CDS encoding DUF998 domain-containing protein produces the protein MNSASVSFRKTCVVKALLLCGFISSILYIATDLIAALQWPGYSINSQTVSELFAVNAPTRYIVVPAFIIYAFLIYAFGTGMWIVAGPTRFLRIASILIISKEVLGLTGTLFFPIHLRGVEGNYMDVMHGIITGAGVFLCMFPAIGFAATSFGKFFRLYSMATIVVFIIFGILAGLYGASMAANLPTPCMGIYERINIYGYMLWMMVLSGLLLKKHNMNQQ, from the coding sequence ATGAATTCAGCCTCTGTTAGTTTCAGAAAAACCTGCGTTGTAAAAGCCTTATTACTTTGTGGCTTTATCTCGTCAATACTTTATATTGCTACCGATTTAATTGCGGCATTACAATGGCCGGGCTATAGCATAAACTCCCAAACAGTCAGCGAACTATTTGCTGTCAATGCTCCTACCCGATATATTGTTGTTCCGGCTTTCATCATTTACGCTTTTTTGATCTATGCTTTTGGTACAGGAATGTGGATAGTTGCCGGTCCAACCCGATTTTTGCGCATTGCTTCAATATTAATCATTAGCAAAGAAGTTCTCGGCTTAACCGGAACTTTGTTTTTCCCAATTCATCTTCGTGGCGTTGAAGGGAATTATATGGATGTCATGCATGGTATAATCACCGGAGCAGGAGTGTTTTTATGTATGTTTCCCGCTATAGGTTTTGCTGCCACTTCTTTTGGGAAGTTCTTTCGATTATATTCTATGGCAACTATTGTTGTTTTTATAATATTTGGAATTTTAGCCGGTTTATATGGTGCATCTATGGCTGCTAATTTGCCAACTCCTTGTATGGGTATTTATGAAAGAATCAATATTTATGGCTACATGCTTTGGATGATGGTATTATCCGGCTTATTGTTGAAAAAACACAACATGAATCAACAGTAA
- a CDS encoding T9SS type A sorting domain-containing protein — protein sequence MKLATLTAIYRFFILIYLITFSPFIVLSQQTDESDEPPVSCFVDLGDIVFPGNQFCANEPLPIPCVDFNTTEAGPAAGLMWAVYSCQPTSADPFSDPCSATFNVLLSNPEGNPIFGCGQSAIFANTNILTPGVPVVCVYLVPIINNDTTTNLPGTCTGIVPGFSYPMICFLNPEENPEICDSECEGLTEENDECEGAISLTLSPGIYGNFSNVCSTAFDDPSGVPSSCFDSDPYQASVWFTLTGNGGTYSLFTRNCEGSAETQLSDSQISIYTGTCGGPYSLLVCNDDIGPNTLAGITNFATTIGETYLVLIDGYENSRGEFCIEVVEVVAPPLCEADFGEVSPSSSSVICESEGLTFTASGANTTGYVSFFAVVNTTSGNIVLSNSGTTLTISGSALGAGTYTVHALNIGSEDLSSITPFPANIAQLNSILGTPGLCSDFDATGISLTVLPTPNISASGNSPLCEGETINLFGNTTSPGTASFSWQGPGGYFSAEQNPVIVNATTSNTGTYILTITIAGCQSTPASTSVTVNPIPTVIASNNSPVCQGPEIQLSAVTSATGTVTFNWEGPNAFTSTLQDPEVSSGSFENSGIYTVTVTANGCVSEPSSTEVIINPLPTVEVSVSNSNPCQGTCFTLNAVSSLPDAVYNWTGPVGFESNEPNLEFCDVQPDITGEYCVFVVVNGCASELLNCVSISVLPPDDPACAELCLANSGIVLTDDPNVCPDELLITQIIGATSGIYQTYWLLTDDVGNVLEVQTNGDFIISVSGSYFVYSLNFLTEDSALVNTLLDSGVEISDIQNAITSLEFCAALSAGLPVLILGETSVGCFNCLADGGTVTYSGEINVCENGITEPFTFTANNTTPGYLTYLIITDAVTTQIMAFTGESSINWTALGLPDGSYTVFAINFAVEFVSGIETALNSGLLLDDFLSSAGDTGFCFDVSEGTTQFIVIPFDVSPCSETCFANFGTITPPFDSEICPDETATPAIISGAATSGYTTVFLVTTIVSGSVLIVDLSNNTEITCPGDGDYQIHALNYANIDAVLVQSAIVIGDEISSMLFNLSVADVCYDFDINGYSLTCLPENAIACLDPLAVINLTETPAGDGLTYTVSFTVTGGSGNYIIDGFPSDADFISDPIPCGISYNFEITDDVASGILVVSGVSPCVCATSAGTMPNLLSAAPVCWGGSVTLTTINPVLIPGDTLIYILHNGSTTNLGDFLAISSDGNFGMDNALPGVTLLTNTTYYISPVAGPTDPEGNLIFNDPCTKVGEGAPIVFLEPISYLINESCDWMTGDYTTVLFLSGGLPEYDNSQPYFITGDIQMEAFFGQSVTNIFLNGTTTIYEYEITDGVCTDVVTASEAFVCIKTPIVLLEFKGEVQQRGNLLKWTTATETDNDYFSLERSENGTNFTRIALVEGAGTSITANKYEYLDKEPPAGTSYYRLVQVDFNGTSSTSETISLKRKEAVFGFNAIYPIPADKFVEISFTSESDTPVSIEVYDLAGKLAISLDIFAQKGTNVYSINISELSSGMYFISLNNGNKVISNRFVKK from the coding sequence ATGAAACTTGCTACACTTACTGCCATTTACCGGTTTTTCATATTGATTTATCTGATTACGTTTAGCCCTTTTATAGTACTCTCTCAACAAACAGATGAATCAGACGAACCCCCTGTTAGTTGTTTTGTAGATTTGGGAGACATCGTATTTCCCGGAAATCAGTTTTGTGCCAACGAACCTTTGCCAATTCCTTGTGTAGATTTTAATACAACAGAAGCGGGGCCGGCAGCAGGGTTAATGTGGGCAGTTTACAGTTGTCAGCCAACTTCTGCCGATCCATTTTCAGATCCTTGTTCAGCTACCTTTAATGTTTTACTCTCCAACCCGGAGGGAAATCCCATTTTTGGATGTGGGCAAAGTGCTATTTTTGCCAATACCAATATTTTGACTCCCGGAGTTCCTGTAGTTTGTGTATATCTTGTTCCTATCATCAACAATGATACAACTACCAATTTGCCCGGAACCTGCACAGGGATAGTTCCCGGGTTTTCCTACCCGATGATTTGTTTCCTGAACCCGGAAGAAAACCCTGAAATATGCGACAGCGAATGTGAGGGTTTGACCGAAGAAAACGACGAATGTGAAGGCGCTATATCTTTAACACTTTCTCCCGGAATTTACGGCAACTTTTCTAATGTTTGCAGCACCGCTTTTGACGACCCCTCCGGTGTTCCGTCGTCTTGCTTTGATTCCGACCCTTATCAGGCATCGGTTTGGTTTACCTTAACCGGAAATGGAGGAACGTATAGCTTGTTTACCCGGAACTGTGAAGGCTCTGCCGAAACTCAGCTGTCCGATTCTCAAATTTCCATTTATACCGGAACTTGCGGCGGCCCTTATTCTCTTTTGGTTTGTAATGATGATATCGGACCCAATACTTTAGCCGGAATTACCAATTTTGCCACAACAATCGGCGAAACGTATTTGGTTTTAATAGACGGTTACGAAAACTCAAGGGGTGAATTTTGTATAGAAGTAGTGGAAGTTGTTGCTCCGCCACTTTGTGAAGCCGACTTTGGTGAGGTTTCCCCTTCATCTTCAAGTGTAATTTGTGAAAGCGAGGGGTTGACCTTTACCGCTTCCGGGGCTAATACAACCGGCTATGTTAGTTTTTTTGCTGTAGTAAATACTACTTCAGGAAATATCGTTTTATCAAACAGCGGTACGACGCTGACTATTTCGGGAAGTGCTTTAGGAGCAGGCACTTATACAGTGCATGCCTTAAATATCGGCAGTGAAGACTTGTCTTCAATCACCCCATTTCCCGCTAATATCGCTCAACTCAACAGCATTTTAGGTACCCCCGGTTTGTGCAGTGATTTTGATGCCACCGGGATTTCACTGACTGTTCTTCCAACTCCTAATATTTCGGCTTCAGGCAATAGCCCGCTTTGTGAAGGGGAAACAATCAACCTTTTCGGAAATACCACGTCCCCCGGAACTGCCTCTTTTTCATGGCAAGGTCCCGGTGGGTATTTTTCAGCTGAACAAAATCCGGTCATAGTCAACGCAACCACTTCAAATACCGGAACCTATATATTGACCATTACCATTGCCGGATGCCAATCCACACCCGCTTCAACAAGCGTTACAGTTAATCCAATTCCAACTGTAATAGCTTCCAACAATAGTCCGGTATGTCAGGGACCTGAAATTCAGTTGAGCGCAGTTACTTCAGCCACAGGAACGGTAACTTTTAACTGGGAAGGTCCCAATGCTTTTACCTCTACCTTACAAGATCCTGAGGTGAGCAGTGGCTCTTTTGAAAATTCAGGCATATATACCGTAACCGTTACAGCAAACGGATGTGTTTCGGAGCCTTCGAGTACAGAAGTTATCATCAACCCTTTGCCAACGGTAGAAGTTTCAGTCAGCAATAGCAACCCCTGTCAGGGAACTTGTTTTACCTTGAATGCTGTATCAAGTCTTCCGGACGCTGTCTATAACTGGACAGGCCCTGTTGGTTTTGAGTCCAACGAACCCAATCTCGAGTTTTGCGATGTTCAGCCGGATATCACCGGGGAATATTGTGTTTTTGTTGTAGTGAATGGCTGTGCTTCTGAACTGTTAAATTGTGTTTCCATCAGCGTTTTGCCACCGGACGACCCTGCCTGTGCAGAACTCTGTCTGGCAAACTCAGGAATTGTTTTGACAGATGACCCCAATGTTTGTCCGGACGAATTGCTGATTACCCAAATTATTGGAGCAACTTCGGGCATTTATCAAACCTATTGGCTATTAACTGATGATGTTGGCAATGTCTTAGAGGTACAGACTAATGGCGATTTCATCATCAGTGTTTCAGGTTCATACTTTGTATATTCTCTCAATTTTTTAACTGAAGACTCAGCATTGGTAAATACCTTGTTAGATTCCGGAGTTGAAATTTCAGATATTCAAAATGCAATAACTTCTCTTGAGTTTTGTGCCGCTCTTTCCGCCGGACTACCTGTGCTGATATTGGGAGAAACCTCAGTCGGATGTTTTAACTGTCTCGCAGATGGAGGAACTGTAACTTATTCGGGAGAAATCAATGTTTGTGAGAATGGAATTACAGAGCCATTTACGTTTACTGCAAACAATACCACCCCGGGATATCTTACCTATTTGATTATTACAGATGCTGTTACCACTCAGATAATGGCATTTACCGGTGAATCTTCAATCAATTGGACGGCACTTGGCTTGCCGGATGGTTCTTATACTGTTTTTGCTATAAACTTTGCTGTTGAGTTTGTTTCAGGCATCGAAACCGCACTGAATTCAGGTTTATTGTTGGATGACTTTTTATCGAGTGCAGGAGATACCGGCTTCTGTTTTGATGTATCAGAAGGAACTACCCAGTTTATAGTAATTCCTTTTGATGTTTCTCCCTGTTCTGAAACTTGTTTTGCTAATTTTGGAACAATAACACCTCCTTTTGACTCTGAAATATGCCCTGACGAAACAGCAACACCGGCAATTATCAGCGGAGCGGCAACATCCGGTTATACGACCGTTTTTCTGGTTACAACCATTGTTAGTGGTTCAGTTTTAATAGTTGATCTAAGCAACAACACCGAAATCACATGTCCCGGAGATGGGGATTATCAAATTCATGCACTCAATTATGCAAATATTGATGCCGTTTTAGTTCAAAGTGCGATTGTGATTGGGGATGAAATTTCCTCTATGTTATTTAATCTCAGTGTAGCAGATGTTTGCTATGATTTTGATATCAATGGTTATTCTTTAACCTGTTTGCCCGAAAATGCAATCGCCTGTTTAGACCCGCTTGCTGTAATTAACCTCACTGAAACGCCTGCAGGTGACGGATTAACTTATACTGTTTCTTTTACCGTTACCGGCGGATCAGGCAACTATATTATAGATGGCTTTCCTTCTGATGCAGATTTTATCAGCGATCCGATTCCCTGTGGAATTTCTTACAATTTTGAAATCACTGACGATGTTGCTTCCGGAATATTGGTCGTCAGCGGTGTTTCACCTTGCGTTTGTGCTACAAGTGCCGGAACAATGCCCAATTTATTGTCAGCTGCTCCTGTTTGTTGGGGTGGTTCTGTAACATTGACGACCATCAATCCTGTACTGATACCCGGAGATACCCTGATTTATATACTTCACAATGGAAGCACGACAAACCTTGGAGATTTTCTGGCCATTAGTTCCGATGGCAATTTTGGAATGGACAATGCTTTACCCGGGGTAACTTTATTGACCAATACTACTTATTATATATCTCCTGTTGCAGGACCAACCGATCCTGAAGGCAACTTGATTTTTAATGACCCCTGTACAAAAGTTGGTGAAGGAGCGCCTATTGTTTTCTTAGAACCCATTTCTTATCTGATTAATGAAAGTTGCGATTGGATGACCGGCGATTATACTACTGTGTTGTTCTTAAGCGGAGGTTTGCCTGAGTATGACAATTCGCAACCCTATTTTATTACGGGCGATATTCAAATGGAGGCATTTTTCGGGCAAAGTGTAACCAATATTTTCCTGAATGGTACCACTACAATATATGAATACGAAATTACGGATGGAGTTTGTACCGATGTCGTAACTGCCTCAGAAGCTTTTGTTTGTATCAAAACTCCGATTGTCTTGCTTGAATTTAAAGGAGAGGTTCAACAACGGGGCAACTTACTTAAATGGACAACAGCCACGGAAACCGATAACGATTATTTTTCGTTAGAACGCTCTGAAAACGGCACCAACTTTACCCGTATTGCATTGGTTGAAGGTGCAGGAACAAGCATTACAGCGAATAAGTACGAATATCTTGACAAAGAACCACCTGCAGGAACTTCTTATTACAGGCTGGTTCAGGTGGATTTTAACGGCACTTCTTCAACTTCTGAAACCATTTCTTTAAAGCGCAAAGAAGCAGTTTTTGGATTTAATGCCATTTACCCGATTCCTGCCGATAAATTTGTGGAAATTTCATTTACTTCAGAATCTGACACACCGGTTTCAATTGAAGTTTATGATTTGGCAGGAAAACTTGCCATATCTCTTGATATTTTTGCGCAAAAAGGCACCAATGTTTATTCAATAAATATCTCAGAACTAAGTTCGGGTATGTATTTCATTTCTTTAAACAACGGCAATAAAGTAATCAGCAACCGGTTTGTAAAAAAATAA
- a CDS encoding ester cyclase: MNTEHNKTLVQRVNKEFIEGGNLDTFYQIFAEDFVNHTAPQGSPNNRDGVIYFFNHLLKPSFPDLKVEIHDMIAEGDKVTTRKSFYATHKGDFFGIPPTHKSVVMEVIDIIQLRDGKYIGHWGILDLHGLTAQLTS; the protein is encoded by the coding sequence ATGAACACAGAACACAACAAAACGCTTGTACAACGGGTAAACAAAGAGTTTATAGAAGGAGGCAATCTGGATACTTTTTACCAAATCTTTGCAGAAGACTTTGTAAACCACACAGCTCCGCAAGGTTCACCCAATAACCGGGATGGTGTGATTTATTTTTTTAACCATTTATTAAAACCTTCTTTCCCCGACCTTAAGGTAGAAATTCACGACATGATTGCCGAAGGAGATAAAGTAACTACCCGTAAATCTTTTTATGCCACCCATAAAGGGGATTTTTTCGGAATACCTCCCACCCACAAATCAGTAGTGATGGAAGTTATTGACATCATTCAACTTCGGGATGGAAAATATATCGGGCATTGGGGCATCTTAGACCTTCATGGTTTGACTGCACAACTGACCTCCTGA
- a CDS encoding AraC family transcriptional regulator has protein sequence MYKNISPDIKRIYLDQSLHQIHKKNVVNSKFGMDDTPELLDGGFGLYSTIDLKGNIEPIKTEYFRISLTRQGNVCFNIGLEKHHPVRNTIVFGIPGQIFSLSNPSEDFLAYYMLFSEKFIGDIFFQHNSRQQFPFLTYQGFQCFNLSEETAAEIDNIYHKINAEIKSRKSKCSDAIRLYIQLILIYASRDYEKMIFQHQNTSHSAVALYNNFIKLVSQHFLTIRKVADYAVMLHVSADHLNRTIKSQSDKTAGEFIQEMLMLEAKAYLIHTKMSISEIAYQLDFSDPSHFNRFFKKLTAQTPVQFRNQFS, from the coding sequence ATGTATAAAAACATTTCACCTGACATAAAGAGAATCTATCTCGACCAGTCGCTGCATCAGATACATAAGAAAAATGTAGTGAATAGTAAATTTGGAATGGATGATACTCCCGAATTGCTGGACGGAGGATTTGGGCTATATTCAACCATTGACTTGAAGGGCAATATTGAACCCATCAAAACAGAATATTTCAGAATTTCGCTTACCCGTCAGGGCAATGTTTGTTTCAATATCGGTTTGGAAAAACATCATCCGGTTCGAAATACTATAGTATTTGGAATTCCGGGACAAATTTTTTCACTTTCCAATCCAAGCGAAGATTTTCTTGCTTACTACATGCTGTTTTCTGAAAAATTTATCGGCGATATTTTCTTTCAGCATAACTCCCGCCAACAGTTCCCGTTTTTGACCTATCAGGGGTTTCAGTGCTTTAATCTTTCTGAAGAAACAGCAGCAGAAATTGATAACATCTATCATAAAATAAACGCAGAAATTAAAAGCCGAAAAAGCAAATGTAGCGATGCAATCCGGCTGTATATCCAACTTATCCTTATTTACGCCAGCCGTGACTATGAAAAAATGATTTTTCAACATCAAAATACAAGCCACAGTGCTGTTGCCCTGTACAACAACTTCATTAAATTAGTCAGTCAGCATTTTCTTACAATTCGCAAGGTTGCAGACTATGCCGTCATGCTCCATGTTTCTGCCGACCACCTCAATCGAACAATAAAATCTCAGTCTGATAAAACAGCAGGTGAGTTCATTCAGGAAATGTTGATGTTGGAAGCAAAAGCCTATTTAATTCATACCAAAATGAGTATTTCCGAAATAGCTTACCAATTAGATTTTTCAGACCCTTCCCATTTTAACCGGTTTTTTAAAAAACTAACCGCTCAAACTCCTGTTCAGTTTCGCAATCAGTTCTCCTGA